From a region of the uncultured Methanobrevibacter sp. genome:
- the uvrA gene encoding excinuclease ABC subunit UvrA, translating into MAEDSRKKIVIKGAREHNLQDIDVTVPRDEFIVITGLSGSGKSSLAFDTIYAEGQRRYVESLSAYARQFLGQMKKPEMESIEGLSPAISIDQKTTRENPRSTVGTITEIYDYLRLLFARIGIPHCPNCGKEISHQTIGQIGDSIIEEGEGIKIHILAPIVRDKKGQFKDVLEELRNKGFVRVRVDGEVRDLDEDIQLAKTYRHDIDVVVDRLKIRKNVDFKRRLVDSLETATELTEGLVTVLFDNGEKEYEKKYSEHFACVDCGINFEELTPRMFSFNAPQGACPECNGIGSKMEIDPDLVVPDKALSLNEGAIVPWASSKKRENYYYQMLDAVSKHFKFSMDTPFEELSKAHQDAVLFGCDEKIPFTFKRRNKSYMVNRRFEGVVPRMQRLYFETKSSYSRKYLSKFMSDRKCYVCDGKRLRPEILAVTVGGKSIIDVCDLAIKDSYQFFQDLELTERENFIAKEVLKEIKERLSFLVEVGLDYLSMSRSSGTLSGGEAQRIRLATQIGSGLVGVLYILDEPSIGLHQRDNIKLIEALKRLKDLGNTLVVVEHDEETILSADHVVDIGPGAGEHGGKVVAQGTPLDIMNNPDSITGQYISRAKKIEIPKQRRPGNGNFIKIIGAEQNNLKDIDVEIPLGKFTCVTGVSGSGKSSLINEILYKGASGKLSKKFMFAGKYKEIEGLENIDKVIAIDQKPIGRTPRSNPATYTGVFTDIRDLFANTPESKARGYKPGRFSFNVKGGRCEACSGDGIVQIEMHFLADVYVPCEVCGGKRYNEETLDIRYKGKNIYEVLEMTVEEALEFFENIPKITKKLQTLYDVGLGYMKIGQPATTLSGGEAQRIKLAKELSRTSTGKTLYILDEPTTGLHFADIKRLLEVLARLTDAGNSVVVIEHNLDVIKTADHIIDLGPEGGDGGGEVIATGTPEEVAEAGTYTGQFLERMLDENITPYAKELVEDIGK; encoded by the coding sequence ATGGCAGAAGATTCTAGAAAAAAAATTGTCATCAAGGGCGCACGTGAGCACAATCTTCAGGATATTGATGTCACTGTCCCTCGTGATGAATTTATTGTAATTACTGGTCTCAGTGGGTCTGGAAAGTCATCTTTGGCTTTCGATACAATTTATGCTGAAGGACAGCGTAGATATGTTGAATCTCTATCCGCATATGCAAGACAATTCCTGGGTCAGATGAAAAAACCGGAAATGGAGTCAATAGAAGGTTTGTCTCCGGCAATTTCAATTGACCAGAAAACAACAAGAGAAAACCCGAGATCAACTGTAGGTACAATAACAGAAATTTATGATTATCTAAGATTATTATTTGCAAGAATTGGTATTCCGCACTGTCCGAACTGTGGAAAGGAGATTTCTCATCAGACTATTGGTCAGATTGGTGATTCTATCATCGAAGAAGGTGAAGGAATTAAAATCCATATTTTAGCACCGATTGTCCGTGATAAGAAAGGTCAGTTCAAAGATGTACTTGAAGAGCTTAGAAACAAAGGTTTTGTAAGAGTGCGTGTTGACGGTGAAGTCAGGGACCTTGATGAGGATATCCAGCTTGCAAAAACATACCGCCATGATATTGATGTTGTGGTTGACAGGCTTAAAATCAGAAAGAATGTCGATTTTAAAAGAAGACTGGTTGATTCACTAGAAACTGCAACTGAGCTGACAGAAGGTCTTGTTACTGTTTTATTTGACAATGGTGAAAAGGAGTATGAGAAAAAATACTCAGAGCACTTCGCATGTGTTGACTGTGGAATAAACTTTGAAGAGCTCACTCCAAGGATGTTTTCATTCAACGCTCCTCAGGGGGCATGTCCTGAATGTAACGGTATAGGTTCCAAAATGGAAATCGACCCAGATCTGGTTGTTCCGGACAAGGCATTGTCACTAAATGAAGGAGCTATCGTTCCATGGGCAAGTTCCAAAAAACGGGAAAATTACTATTATCAGATGCTGGATGCAGTCTCAAAGCATTTTAAATTCAGTATGGATACTCCTTTTGAAGAGCTTTCAAAAGCTCATCAGGATGCAGTCCTTTTCGGCTGTGATGAAAAAATTCCATTCACCTTCAAGAGAAGAAACAAATCATACATGGTCAACCGCAGATTTGAAGGTGTTGTTCCAAGAATGCAAAGATTATACTTTGAGACTAAATCAAGCTATTCAAGAAAATACCTTTCAAAATTCATGTCAGACAGGAAATGTTATGTCTGTGACGGTAAAAGATTGAGACCTGAAATTCTGGCAGTTACTGTCGGCGGAAAATCAATCATTGACGTTTGTGATTTGGCAATCAAGGATTCCTATCAGTTCTTCCAGGATCTTGAACTTACAGAACGTGAAAACTTCATTGCAAAAGAGGTTTTAAAAGAAATTAAGGAACGTTTAAGCTTTTTGGTTGAAGTGGGTCTTGATTATCTTTCAATGTCAAGGTCTTCAGGAACTCTCTCAGGTGGAGAGGCTCAAAGAATCAGGCTGGCTACTCAGATTGGTTCAGGTCTGGTTGGTGTTTTATATATTCTTGACGAGCCAAGTATTGGTCTTCACCAAAGAGATAATATAAAACTTATTGAAGCTTTAAAAAGACTTAAAGACCTTGGAAATACTCTGGTTGTTGTTGAGCACGATGAAGAGACAATTTTATCTGCAGACCATGTTGTAGACATTGGTCCGGGTGCAGGTGAGCATGGTGGTAAGGTAGTTGCTCAGGGAACACCTCTGGATATTATGAACAATCCTGACTCAATTACAGGCCAGTACATTTCAAGAGCCAAAAAGATTGAAATTCCAAAACAAAGGCGTCCTGGAAACGGTAATTTCATTAAAATCATCGGTGCTGAGCAGAATAACCTGAAAGATATTGATGTGGAAATTCCGTTAGGCAAGTTTACCTGCGTAACTGGTGTGAGCGGTTCAGGTAAAAGTAGTTTAATCAATGAAATCCTATACAAGGGAGCTAGCGGTAAATTATCCAAAAAATTCATGTTTGCAGGAAAATACAAGGAAATTGAAGGACTTGAAAACATCGATAAGGTTATTGCAATTGACCAGAAACCTATCGGAAGAACTCCAAGATCAAACCCTGCAACATATACTGGCGTATTTACAGACATCAGAGATCTCTTTGCAAACACTCCTGAGTCCAAAGCCAGAGGATACAAGCCTGGAAGATTCTCATTCAACGTTAAAGGCGGAAGATGTGAAGCATGTTCCGGTGACGGTATCGTTCAGATTGAAATGCACTTTTTAGCTGACGTTTACGTTCCATGTGAAGTCTGCGGCGGTAAAAGATACAATGAAGAGACCTTGGATATAAGATACAAAGGTAAAAATATCTATGAAGTTCTTGAAATGACTGTGGAAGAAGCACTGGAATTTTTTGAAAACATTCCAAAAATTACCAAAAAACTCCAGACATTGTATGACGTTGGATTAGGCTATATGAAAATTGGTCAGCCTGCAACAACCCTGTCCGGTGGGGAAGCTCAAAGAATCAAACTTGCTAAAGAGCTTTCAAGAACCAGTACTGGTAAAACATTGTATATTCTGGATGAACCGACTACAGGTCTTCATTTCGCAGATATCAAAAGACTGCTTGAAGTATTGGCCAGACTGACCGATGCAGGAAACTCTGTAGTTGTAATAGAACACAATCTAGATGTTATCAAAACTGCAGACCACATTATAGACCTTGGTCCTGAAGGAGGTGACGGTGGTGGTGAAGTTATAGCTACCGGAACTCCTGAAGAGGTTGCTGAGGCCGGAACATACACAGGTCAGTTCCTGGAACGTATGCTTGATGAAAATATTACTCCTTATGCAAAAGAATTGGTAGAAGACATCGGCAAATGA
- a CDS encoding type II toxin-antitoxin system VapC family toxin, protein MIFVDTTFLIALLIKTDSHHETALKMSDSIHERKVINNTVLNETLNSFTGKGGKVGKELFRVINEMFDIKYLTDSDYETAIDIYLNYDSAINYSDCTILTTMFQNGISKIVTFDSDFEKIKGLTIWNENFE, encoded by the coding sequence GTGATATTTGTTGACACTACATTTTTAATAGCATTATTGATTAAAACAGATTCTCATCATGAAACTGCTTTAAAGATGAGTGATTCTATTCATGAGAGGAAAGTCATTAATAATACTGTATTGAATGAAACATTAAATTCTTTTACTGGTAAAGGAGGAAAGGTTGGAAAAGAATTATTCAGAGTAATTAATGAAATGTTTGATATCAAATATTTGACTGATTCAGATTATGAAACTGCGATTGATATCTATTTGAACTATGATTCTGCTATAAATTATTCCGATTGTACAATTTTGACCACTATGTTTCAGAATGGAATTAGTAAAATTGTTACTTTTGATTCTGATTTTGAAAAAATTAAAGGTCTCACAATTTGGAATGAAAATTTTGAATAG
- a CDS encoding AbrB/MazE/SpoVT family DNA-binding domain-containing protein, which produces MDGIVSSKIYKGFQTVIPSKIRDEIGITLEDTLNWRVEKDVIIVEVEKQRPLSDLAKFAISLDEETDVVDLKRRSGRGEL; this is translated from the coding sequence ATGGATGGCATTGTCAGTTCAAAAATATATAAAGGATTTCAGACAGTTATTCCAAGTAAAATTAGGGATGAGATTGGAATAACTTTAGAAGATACTCTTAATTGGAGAGTTGAAAAGGATGTGATTATTGTGGAAGTGGAAAAACAAAGACCTTTATCTGATTTAGCGAAATTTGCGATTTCTCTTGATGAAGAAACTGATGTTGTTGATTTGAAAAGAAGATCAGGTAGAGGGGAATTATAG
- the uvrB gene encoding excinuclease ABC subunit UvrB → MKEFKLKSPYKPLGDQPKAINSLAEGIKKGIKEQTLLGVTGSGKTFTMANVIEKVQKPTLVISHNKTLAAQLYEEFKEFFPDNAVEYFVSYYDYYQPEAYVPRTDTFIDKEASINEDIDMMRHSATQSLLSRDDVIVVSSVSCIYGIGSPEDYGEFAFGIAVGDIYERSEILSRLVFMQYERNDIEFDRGQFRVRGDVIEINPVHGTPPIRIELFGDEIDAISIIDKVTGKKQESLQRYMIFPAKHFVVGQDKMDVALANIRQELDERLNELNLTGKLLEAQRLEQRTRFDIEMLQEMGYCPGVENYSMHLSGRNWGDKPYSLLKYFPDDFLTIIDESHVTVPQIRGMYNGDRARKETLVEYGFRLPSAKENRPLRFDEFESSVNQVIYVSATPAQYELAKSRNVVEQIIRPTGLVDPEVIIRPVTGQVEDLLEEVRKTAEKDERVLVTTLTKRMAEDLTDYYARIGVKVRYMHSEIDTLERIDIVDDLRRGKFDVLVGVNLLREGLDLPEVSLVAILDADKEGFLRNQTSLIQTIGRAARNVNGRVIMYVDEMTDSVQNAYDITLKRRKIQMKYNEVHGITPKSTQRTLKEKIAEEEEKYKGLTGAEVDKMPKDELRLLIKDLEKDMKEAAARLDFERAAELRNKLYALKGFDK, encoded by the coding sequence ATGAAAGAATTTAAGCTCAAGTCACCCTATAAACCGTTAGGTGACCAACCAAAAGCAATCAACTCTCTGGCTGAGGGTATTAAAAAAGGCATTAAGGAACAGACACTTTTAGGTGTAACAGGTTCAGGTAAGACTTTTACAATGGCAAATGTTATTGAAAAAGTCCAGAAACCTACTCTTGTTATTTCACACAATAAGACTTTAGCTGCACAGCTGTATGAGGAGTTCAAGGAATTTTTCCCGGACAATGCAGTGGAGTATTTTGTCAGCTATTATGATTATTATCAGCCGGAAGCTTACGTTCCACGTACAGATACCTTTATCGATAAGGAAGCGTCCATCAATGAAGATATTGATATGATGAGACATTCTGCAACTCAGTCTCTTCTTTCAAGAGATGATGTTATCGTTGTAAGCAGTGTAAGCTGCATTTACGGTATAGGTTCACCTGAAGATTATGGTGAATTTGCCTTCGGAATTGCTGTAGGGGACATTTATGAGCGCTCTGAAATTCTCTCACGTTTAGTTTTCATGCAGTATGAGCGAAATGACATTGAATTTGACCGTGGTCAGTTCAGGGTAAGAGGGGATGTTATTGAAATCAATCCTGTTCACGGAACACCTCCGATAAGAATAGAACTTTTCGGTGATGAAATCGATGCAATCAGCATTATAGATAAAGTCACAGGTAAAAAACAGGAATCTCTTCAAAGATACATGATTTTCCCTGCAAAGCACTTTGTAGTCGGTCAGGACAAAATGGATGTAGCTCTTGCAAACATCAGACAGGAACTTGATGAAAGGCTAAATGAACTGAATTTAACTGGAAAGCTTCTTGAGGCTCAAAGACTAGAGCAGAGAACCCGATTTGATATTGAAATGCTTCAGGAAATGGGCTACTGTCCGGGTGTAGAAAACTATTCCATGCACCTGTCCGGACGTAACTGGGGAGATAAGCCATATTCTCTTTTAAAATATTTCCCTGATGATTTTTTAACAATTATTGATGAGTCCCACGTTACCGTTCCCCAAATCAGAGGGATGTATAACGGTGACAGGGCACGTAAGGAAACTCTGGTTGAATACGGTTTCAGACTCCCTTCCGCTAAGGAAAATCGTCCTTTGCGCTTTGATGAGTTTGAATCATCTGTCAATCAGGTAATATATGTATCAGCAACACCTGCTCAGTATGAGCTTGCAAAATCAAGAAATGTTGTTGAACAGATTATCAGACCTACCGGACTTGTTGATCCTGAAGTCATCATCCGACCGGTTACAGGCCAAGTAGAAGACCTTCTTGAAGAGGTCAGGAAAACAGCCGAAAAAGATGAAAGGGTACTTGTAACCACTTTAACAAAGAGGATGGCTGAAGATTTAACTGACTATTATGCAAGAATAGGCGTTAAAGTAAGATATATGCACTCTGAAATTGATACTCTTGAGAGAATTGACATTGTTGATGATTTAAGAAGAGGTAAATTCGATGTTCTTGTTGGTGTAAACCTTTTAAGGGAAGGTCTGGATTTGCCGGAGGTTTCTCTGGTAGCTATTCTGGATGCGGATAAGGAAGGATTTTTAAGAAACCAGACTTCACTGATACAGACTATCGGACGTGCTGCAAGAAACGTAAACGGCCGTGTAATCATGTACGTGGATGAAATGACTGATTCTGTTCAAAATGCATACGATATTACACTCAAAAGGCGTAAGATCCAGATGAAATACAATGAAGTTCATGGTATCACACCAAAATCCACTCAGAGAACCCTTAAAGAAAAAATTGCTGAGGAAGAGGAAAAATACAAAGGCCTTACCGGTGCTGAAGTCGATAAAATGCCTAAGGATGAACTTCGCTTACTGATTAAAGATTTGGAAAAGGACATGAAGGAAGCGGCTGCAAGACTTGACTTTGAAAGGGCAGCTGAGCTGAGAAACAAACTTTATGCTTTAAAAGGCTTTGATAAGTAA
- a CDS encoding transglutaminase family protein: MFLALILFIVQFGGNNDYNFSSTSGSSTVTLSKYRNGINEKNGAASDSYLKATRNCQVNNAQIKSLVKSLTKGLTSDMDKAKALFEYVQLNIKYGYYFDTDKGAVKTLSEKEGNGVDQAHLLIVMFRTAGLKARYVHGYCTLYINQKTFGHVWTQVLIDGTWICADSTDLSNKFGSISFWNVDSYTLINKYLELPF; the protein is encoded by the coding sequence ATGTTTTTGGCATTGATTTTATTTATAGTCCAATTCGGAGGAAACAATGATTACAATTTCTCTTCCACTTCAGGCTCCTCAACAGTCACTCTTTCAAAATATCGCAATGGAATCAATGAGAAAAATGGTGCAGCTTCAGATTCATATCTAAAGGCAACCCGGAATTGTCAGGTCAACAATGCACAGATTAAGTCATTGGTGAAATCATTAACAAAAGGTTTAACCAGTGATATGGATAAGGCAAAAGCATTGTTTGAATATGTGCAGCTCAACATTAAATATGGCTATTATTTCGATACAGATAAAGGTGCTGTAAAGACACTGTCTGAAAAAGAAGGAAACGGTGTTGATCAGGCACATCTTCTAATTGTGATGTTTAGAACTGCAGGTTTAAAAGCCAGATATGTACATGGATACTGTACATTGTACATTAATCAAAAAACTTTCGGTCATGTATGGACTCAGGTACTCATTGACGGCACATGGATTTGTGCGGACTCAACAGATTTGTCCAACAAATTTGGAAGCATATCCTTTTGGAATGTAGACAGCTACACTCTGATAAACAAATATCTTGAACTTCCGTTCTAG
- a CDS encoding ribose-phosphate diphosphokinase — protein sequence MIIGGSASQDLAAHVARELGEELCYVETRKFPDGERYLRIDGEIPDEVTVIQSTGYPQDENLMELLFIIANLKDLGAKKVRAVVPYMGYARQEKRFNPGETISAKIICELIQSAGADEFITFNIHEECVLNFFDIPARNVSAMPAIAEYLDKKFFKKGGDKPLIIAPDKGAYGFAQEISEIIGCDCTYLTKVRLGPDKVETKIVDVRCDSESENTVNVDSVKGMHAIIIDDIIATGGTIVNAINILKQYGASSVDVCCVHPILTNNGATRIYAAGAEKIIGTNSLSSDTSRVSIAKAIADVLRE from the coding sequence GTGATTATAGGTGGTTCAGCATCTCAGGACTTGGCAGCTCATGTTGCTCGTGAACTTGGTGAAGAATTATGTTACGTTGAAACTCGTAAGTTTCCGGACGGAGAAAGATATTTAAGAATTGACGGTGAAATTCCCGATGAAGTGACCGTTATCCAGTCAACAGGATATCCTCAGGATGAAAATCTGATGGAATTATTGTTCATAATAGCTAATCTTAAGGATTTGGGTGCTAAAAAGGTACGTGCAGTAGTTCCTTACATGGGATATGCAAGACAGGAAAAACGTTTCAATCCTGGAGAAACTATTTCTGCAAAAATTATTTGCGAATTGATTCAGTCTGCTGGTGCTGATGAGTTCATCACATTCAATATTCACGAAGAATGCGTATTGAATTTCTTTGATATTCCTGCAAGAAACGTCTCAGCAATGCCTGCTATTGCAGAGTATCTCGATAAGAAATTCTTTAAAAAAGGCGGAGACAAACCTTTAATAATCGCTCCGGATAAAGGTGCATACGGATTTGCACAGGAAATATCTGAAATAATAGGATGTGACTGCACTTACTTGACCAAAGTCCGTTTAGGTCCTGATAAAGTAGAAACAAAGATTGTAGATGTCAGATGCGATAGTGAAAGTGAAAACACTGTAAATGTGGATTCAGTAAAAGGCATGCATGCAATCATAATTGATGACATCATTGCAACCGGAGGAACCATTGTAAATGCAATAAACATCTTAAAACAGTATGGTGCATCTTCTGTTGATGTATGCTGCGTACATCCGATATTGACCAACAATGGTGCTACAAGAATATATGCTGCAGGTGCAGAAAAAATAATTGGTACAAACAGTTTGTCTTCAGATACTTCACGAGTATCTATTGCAAAAGCTATTGCAGATGTGTTAAGGGAGTAA
- a CDS encoding zinc ribbon domain-containing protein, translating to MTRICEKCNFENQDDYDYCAKCGTPLVEGLQPNNFIVFKDVSEENLPVNYKAIAASYIVTIFLSWSGFIVGTLLKNTSLSLFTFFGFFMPFYLIQSRNRTVKRHGIIMLVISLVGVVLSIYTMAQK from the coding sequence ATGACTAGAATATGCGAAAAATGTAATTTTGAAAATCAGGATGATTATGATTACTGTGCTAAATGCGGCACACCACTGGTTGAAGGCCTTCAGCCTAACAATTTCATTGTTTTTAAGGATGTCAGCGAAGAAAATCTGCCAGTAAATTATAAAGCTATTGCTGCATCTTATATAGTTACTATATTTTTATCATGGAGTGGGTTTATTGTAGGAACACTTCTAAAAAATACCAGCTTGTCCCTTTTCACATTTTTTGGTTTTTTCATGCCGTTCTATTTGATTCAATCCAGAAATCGCACTGTCAAAAGACATGGTATAATAATGCTTGTTATTTCACTTGTCGGTGTGGTTTTATCTATTTATACCATGGCTCAAAAATAG
- a CDS encoding GNAT family N-acetyltransferase, with translation MILKTPNLILRPWQESDAECLYHFAKNPKIGPIAGWPPHESVEDSLNIIKTVFAKKETYAIIKDDVPIGCVGLLFHPDTNHWWGEGAAELGYWIAQDYWGRGYAGEASEILVKRAFDDLDVKQIYASYRIENTQSKRVLEKLGFKYYAELTNQNYLGDYFREIAMILEK, from the coding sequence ATGATTTTGAAAACTCCAAATCTTATTTTAAGGCCATGGCAGGAAAGTGATGCCGAATGTCTGTATCATTTTGCAAAAAATCCGAAAATTGGCCCTATAGCAGGATGGCCTCCGCATGAATCTGTTGAAGACAGTTTAAATATTATCAAAACGGTTTTCGCCAAAAAAGAAACATATGCGATTATAAAAGATGATGTGCCAATCGGATGTGTAGGACTGCTTTTCCATCCGGATACGAATCACTGGTGGGGTGAAGGTGCAGCTGAGCTTGGCTACTGGATAGCGCAAGACTACTGGGGTCGGGGATATGCCGGTGAAGCATCAGAAATTCTAGTTAAAAGAGCATTTGATGATTTGGATGTAAAACAGATTTATGCATCATACAGAATTGAAAATACACAATCAAAAAGAGTACTGGAAAAATTGGGCTTTAAATATTATGCTGAGCTAACCAACCAAAATTATCTGGGGGATTATTTCAGGGAAATAGCAATGATTTTAGAAAAATAA
- a CDS encoding ADP-ribosylglycohydrolase family protein, protein MKVKDGICGFLIGDALGVPVEFYSRRELEEDPVTDMIGHGTYDMPKGTWSDDSSMTLATMRSIVNMKGIDYEDIMQEFCAWYQEDKYCQYFRFDIGNTTSRSLNRYLNGEEALKSGGTSTHDNGNGSLMRILPLAYVPDIDYESIGNVSALTHGHDRSKIACTLYVEIAKSMLESDLTIDEHIKHACDKIAEYYKENEELEHFKRIIDDDFSGEIRSGGYVIDTIESVVYCLKNTSNYKDAVLKAVNLGGDTDTTAAICGGLAGIYYGFDEIPTYWLESIPHLDKVLSLCEEFEELYDKC, encoded by the coding sequence ATGAAAGTTAAAGACGGAATCTGCGGTTTTCTCATTGGAGATGCATTGGGAGTTCCTGTTGAGTTTTACTCAAGAAGAGAACTTGAAGAAGATCCTGTCACAGACATGATCGGACATGGAACATACGATATGCCGAAAGGAACATGGTCTGATGATTCTTCAATGACATTAGCTACTATGAGAAGCATTGTAAACATGAAAGGAATTGATTATGAAGATATTATGCAGGAGTTCTGTGCATGGTATCAGGAAGATAAATACTGCCAGTATTTCAGGTTTGATATAGGAAACACTACAAGCCGCAGCCTAAACAGATATTTAAATGGAGAAGAAGCACTTAAAAGCGGCGGAACATCAACACATGACAACGGTAACGGTTCTTTAATGAGGATATTGCCACTGGCATATGTTCCAGACATAGACTATGAAAGCATAGGCAACGTATCAGCACTGACCCATGGCCATGACAGATCAAAAATAGCCTGCACATTGTATGTTGAAATAGCAAAATCAATGCTTGAAAGTGACTTGACAATCGATGAGCACATAAAGCATGCATGCGACAAAATAGCTGAATATTACAAAGAAAATGAAGAACTTGAACACTTTAAAAGAATAATTGATGATGACTTTTCAGGAGAGATAAGAAGCGGAGGATATGTTATTGACACCATTGAAAGCGTTGTCTACTGTTTGAAAAATACATCAAATTATAAAGATGCAGTTCTAAAAGCAGTTAATCTCGGCGGAGATACAGATACAACTGCAGCAATATGTGGAGGACTTGCAGGAATTTATTACGGTTTTGATGAAATTCCTACATATTGGCTTGAATCAATACCTCATCTTGATAAAGTACTTTCATTATGTGAAGAATTCGAGGAATTATATGATAAATGTTAG